In a single window of the Rhodothermales bacterium genome:
- the trxA gene encoding thioredoxin: protein MAHDAKYVTLTDQNFEQEVLNADEPVLVDFWAAWCGPCRIIAPAIEELAVEFEGRAKIAKMDVDTNPQIPMSFGVRSIPTLLFFKDGKVVDQLIGVAPKKALADRLESLALKVA from the coding sequence ATGGCACATGATGCGAAGTATGTGACGCTGACTGACCAGAACTTTGAGCAAGAGGTGTTGAACGCGGACGAGCCGGTACTCGTAGATTTCTGGGCAGCATGGTGCGGTCCGTGTCGCATAATCGCACCGGCCATAGAGGAGCTTGCTGTCGAGTTCGAAGGTCGTGCGAAGATTGCTAAAATGGATGTCGACACCAATCCTCAGATCCCAATGAGTTTTGGCGTTCGGTCCATTCCCACACTGCTCTTCTTCAAAGACGGCAAAGTGGTTGATCAGTTGATCGGCGTTGCTCCCAAGAAGGCTCTTGCCGACCGACTTGAATCACTGGCACTGAAGGTGGCGTGA
- the trxB gene encoding thioredoxin-disulfide reductase, whose protein sequence is MTMNDATESQINFGGAEHRTMVIVGTGPAGLTAALYAARANLEPLVLQGPEPGGQLVTTTDVENYPGFADGILGPELMQKFEDQARRFGAELRFGTVTAVDFSNRPFKLVVDETTPITADVVIISTGASAKYLGLENEQRLLGHGVSACATCDGAFFRGEDVAIVGGGDTAMEEALFLTRFASRVYVVHRRSELRASKIMQDRAFANDKIEFVWNAVVTDVLGDKEVDGIRLLNRETNEESTLPVKGLFLGIGHKPNTDIFREWLDMDDVGYIKTKPDSSYTNVKGVFACGDAQDSVYRQAVTAAGTGCMAAMDAERWLAEQPAVQEQA, encoded by the coding sequence ATGACAATGAATGACGCAACTGAATCGCAGATCAACTTTGGCGGTGCCGAACACCGGACTATGGTGATTGTCGGCACGGGCCCCGCGGGACTGACCGCGGCGCTCTACGCAGCGCGCGCCAATCTCGAACCGCTCGTACTTCAGGGGCCTGAGCCCGGAGGACAGCTGGTCACAACCACCGACGTGGAGAATTACCCGGGATTCGCCGACGGCATTCTCGGGCCTGAACTTATGCAGAAGTTCGAGGATCAGGCACGGCGTTTTGGTGCCGAGCTCCGGTTCGGTACCGTGACGGCTGTTGATTTCTCGAATCGGCCGTTCAAGCTGGTGGTTGACGAGACGACCCCGATCACAGCCGACGTCGTCATCATTTCGACGGGCGCCTCGGCGAAATACCTCGGACTCGAGAATGAACAGCGGCTGTTAGGCCACGGCGTGTCGGCATGCGCGACGTGTGATGGTGCTTTCTTCCGCGGTGAAGATGTGGCGATCGTTGGAGGAGGGGACACGGCGATGGAGGAGGCTCTGTTTCTTACCCGCTTCGCGTCCAGGGTCTATGTTGTTCATCGCCGCAGTGAATTGAGAGCCTCAAAGATCATGCAGGATCGAGCTTTCGCAAACGACAAGATCGAGTTCGTCTGGAACGCTGTCGTCACCGACGTCCTGGGGGACAAGGAAGTGGATGGCATCCGGCTTCTGAACCGTGAGACCAACGAGGAAAGCACGCTGCCCGTCAAGGGTCTATTCCTGGGGATCGGCCACAAGCCGAACACGGACATATTTCGGGAGTGGCTGGATATGGATGACGTGGGCTACATCAAGACAAAGCCCGATTCGTCATACACCAATGTGAAAGGCGTATTTGCGTGCGGTGATGCGCAGGACAGCGTGTACCGCCAGGCCGTGACAGCCGCCGGCACCGGATGCATGGCTGCCATGGATGCCGAGAGGTGGCTGGCCGAACAGCCAGCGGTTCAAGAACAGGCCTGA
- a CDS encoding proline dehydrogenase, which translates to MKLPFFLARRFVAAENLDDTIPVLVDLKSRGLSTTLDLLGEYVRDRRVAAEARDMYLQVAGRVADERDRHGTDANISVKLSVMGQKIDEAFCLDNLRQLLALAKEKDVFVRLDMEGSDITESTLSIFEDVYPDYPDNVGIVLQAYLKRTERDIERMCELNARVRLCKGAYKEPASLAYHNMDQIRERFVAYMKLLITESRYPGIATHDDRLIAATQQFVKENQVPSDRFEFQMLYGIRPDTQLQIARDGYNMRIYVPYGRQWLPYFSRRLRERKENVWFILTNLFRR; encoded by the coding sequence ATGAAGCTGCCATTCTTTCTCGCCAGACGATTCGTGGCCGCCGAGAATCTGGACGATACGATTCCTGTGCTCGTAGATCTCAAGAGCCGCGGACTGTCCACGACCCTCGACTTACTTGGTGAGTACGTTCGCGATCGCAGGGTGGCAGCTGAGGCCCGCGACATGTATCTACAGGTTGCCGGAAGAGTCGCTGACGAGCGCGACCGGCACGGAACTGACGCAAACATCTCGGTCAAGTTGTCTGTGATGGGGCAGAAAATCGACGAGGCTTTCTGTCTCGACAACTTGCGCCAATTGCTCGCACTTGCGAAAGAGAAGGATGTCTTTGTCCGGCTTGATATGGAGGGAAGCGACATCACGGAGTCGACCCTGTCGATCTTCGAAGATGTATACCCCGACTATCCCGACAATGTGGGAATCGTCCTCCAGGCTTACCTCAAGAGAACAGAGAGGGATATTGAGCGAATGTGCGAGCTCAATGCTCGGGTTCGACTATGCAAGGGCGCCTACAAAGAGCCCGCGTCGCTCGCGTATCACAATATGGACCAGATACGGGAGCGATTCGTGGCTTACATGAAGCTCCTTATCACGGAATCACGATACCCCGGAATCGCGACTCACGATGATCGGCTGATCGCCGCCACGCAGCAATTCGTAAAGGAAAACCAGGTGCCGTCGGACCGTTTCGAATTCCAGATGTTATACGGAATCCGACCCGACACCCAGCTTCAGATTGCACGGGACGGGTACAATATGCGCATCTATGTCCCGTACGGAAGACAGTGGTTACCCTACTTCTCGCGGCGCCTGCGCGAGCGCAAGGAGAACGTCTGGTTTATTCTCACAAACCTGTTCCGTCGCTGA
- the pdxH gene encoding pyridoxamine 5'-phosphate oxidase: MDRNVASLRKEYAGAALLRENVHADPVEQFGSWFSQCREAGLTEPNAMTLSCVGADSRPSSRMVLLKGIDAGGFTFFTNFESRKARELALNPFASLVFWWQGLERQVRIEGVVERIDDETAAQYFDSRPRTSQLGAWASPQSRTVESRRELEDRFESFAAQFPDRVPKPEHWGGFCLRPDRMEFWQGRQGRLHDRISYTLTGTTWVIERLAP, translated from the coding sequence ATGGACCGGAACGTTGCATCACTCAGGAAGGAATACGCCGGGGCCGCGCTCTTGAGAGAGAACGTACACGCGGATCCGGTCGAGCAGTTTGGCAGCTGGTTCAGCCAGTGCCGCGAAGCAGGATTGACGGAACCGAATGCGATGACGTTATCCTGTGTCGGCGCTGACAGTCGCCCGTCGTCGAGGATGGTATTGCTCAAGGGAATAGACGCAGGAGGCTTCACGTTCTTTACAAACTTCGAGAGTCGGAAGGCGCGGGAGCTGGCGCTGAATCCGTTTGCGAGCCTGGTATTCTGGTGGCAAGGACTCGAACGTCAGGTGCGGATTGAGGGAGTCGTCGAGCGCATCGACGACGAGACGGCGGCACAGTACTTCGACTCTCGTCCTCGCACCAGCCAGCTCGGCGCCTGGGCATCGCCCCAGAGCCGAACCGTCGAGTCCCGTCGAGAATTGGAAGACCGGTTCGAGAGTTTCGCGGCACAGTTCCCTGATCGGGTACCCAAGCCGGAGCACTGGGGCGGATTCTGTCTTCGTCCGGATCGCATGGAATTCTGGCAGGGTCGGCAGGGAAGACTTCACGATCGAATCTCATACACGCTGACCGGCACAACATGGGTCATAGAGCGACTTGCTCCATGA
- a CDS encoding response regulator, which translates to MSRRLFVNIIFSLATMFVVGAQVLAQSTRGLDPEKLLTQYQMDVWGADEGLPQKSIYSIWQSTSGYLWLGTQEGLVRFDGIDFRTFDKTNSALIRNAISAVFESTDGTIWVGTREGGLTRFRDGESSTTTREHGLSSDNVSAIVADASGDLWVGTDDAGLNVVRDGKVFSYTIEDGLPSKSINVLLVDREGMLWIGTRGAGLATLKDGQFNTLTTADGLPGDNITALHEDSDGNLWIGTASGGPAIYSNNAVTNVESDRSFGVDRIESVSAILEDNRGSIWIGTDKQGLSRWRDGRLEFLTASDGLPSYNIKSLMQDREGTLWIGTDGGGLVRLQNGKFTPWGTREGLAADYIYGVMEDRAGNIWIGTEGGGVGRLTDGRVTTLTATDGLQSSVVYAVGQTKDGGVWLGTEGGGLVRYQNGKLDRYTTADGLPTNTIYSLFGDSDGKLWIATSSGGLTSFHNGVFRTLTSANGLSSDFVTAILESAKGGLWVGTYDGGLNYINEGRVISRYSTSNGLNSDYILSLHEDADGVLWVGTREGGIHRIKDGRVVAVTTKNGLYNDIVNTILEDDSGYLWMSCNKGLFKVRRDELNAFADGRADRITSEFYDRSDGLRSDEFNGGFQPAGWKGRDGRLWFPSDVGLVSVTPGKIPTNDLPPVVHVESVSADGRVTRVAAGVRVVLRPGTHKFEFRYVGLSFISSRQIRYQYQLEGVDEAWVDAGPRRVAYYTNLAPGDYAFRVRASNSDGLWNEEGASVSVYLKPFFYQTLWFQLLCLIAAISGGFLIYWIRVRHLTQLQIELETLVSERTRDLREEKERTEGALQQTEAARREAEAQKEVAERAKGVIEAQAEKLREMDRIKSRFFGNISHEFRTPLTLTIGPLENALTQMYGPVSPALSRQLEIMLRNSRRLLRLINQLLDLSKLEAGGLTLKVVEGNMVQMLEGVVMSFTAFAEKEGVELSLDTSAAEIMLYFDPENLEKVFFNLLSNAVKFTPDRGHVSVSIAETTLSMQGLPVEAVEIRVADTGQGIPKQELEYIFDRFHQVDGTVSRVQEGTGIGLSLVKELVELHGGMIQVESEIGEGTEFIVILPKGTKHLKKFELIDDVDESNLYDITRGPMMEMAVFEDLDVASPASSAGTNTGGTPDHTVLVVDDSVDVRNYIVGCLEGAYRIVTAKDGIDGLEKAEQENPDLIVSDVMMPRMDGYEFCRRLKSDDRFNHIPVILLTSKASLEAKLEGLQAGSDEYLSKPFNAEELRVRIANLINMREQARNLKGLNTELESTNDALRRASDLKSQLLSIASHDMKNPLTAIREFSRILKEEIESESHLSELVDLIFSSSDEMLRLVTQLLDSSALESGKLELNTRPVDLSALAQLVVHRSLKQGELKGQKIHFSSAEEGKSIVMADFDRLQEAMNNVVNNAVKYTEKNKDIWVSVSNVGDKVRFEVRDEGPGIAEDELPKIFDKFQKLSNQPTGGENSTGLGLSIVKQIVEMHNGRVWVESEVGKGSKFYIELDHEQRTPGPSGDRPAHPLRRSDDLQQTRNTASETDPATES; encoded by the coding sequence ATGTCAAGACGTCTCTTCGTCAACATAATATTCTCGCTTGCAACAATGTTCGTTGTCGGCGCCCAGGTACTGGCGCAGTCGACGCGTGGCCTGGATCCTGAGAAGCTACTGACCCAATACCAGATGGACGTCTGGGGTGCCGACGAGGGCCTGCCGCAGAAATCCATCTATTCGATCTGGCAGTCGACGAGCGGATACCTGTGGTTGGGCACACAGGAGGGCCTCGTGCGATTCGACGGAATCGATTTTCGCACGTTTGACAAAACCAACTCCGCACTCATCCGGAACGCCATTTCCGCTGTCTTCGAGTCGACCGACGGAACCATCTGGGTGGGTACCCGGGAGGGCGGACTCACCAGATTTCGTGACGGCGAATCGAGTACGACCACACGTGAGCACGGCCTGTCTAGTGACAACGTCAGTGCGATTGTGGCTGACGCGTCAGGCGACCTGTGGGTCGGCACAGATGATGCCGGGCTTAATGTCGTTCGAGACGGCAAGGTATTCAGCTACACGATTGAGGATGGTCTTCCGAGCAAGAGCATCAACGTGCTGCTTGTAGACCGCGAAGGCATGCTCTGGATTGGTACTCGTGGCGCGGGATTGGCCACGCTGAAGGACGGTCAATTCAACACGCTCACTACGGCAGATGGTCTCCCGGGAGACAATATCACTGCGCTGCACGAGGACTCTGACGGAAATCTATGGATCGGTACTGCGAGTGGAGGTCCGGCAATCTACTCGAACAACGCCGTTACAAACGTCGAAAGCGACAGGTCCTTTGGTGTGGACAGGATCGAGTCTGTGAGCGCGATTCTGGAGGACAATCGCGGTAGTATCTGGATTGGTACGGACAAACAGGGCCTCAGTCGCTGGCGAGACGGGCGGCTAGAATTCCTGACAGCCTCCGACGGCTTGCCGTCGTACAACATCAAATCCCTGATGCAGGATCGCGAGGGTACCCTGTGGATAGGTACCGATGGCGGCGGCTTGGTCAGACTTCAGAATGGAAAATTTACTCCCTGGGGAACGCGCGAGGGACTTGCCGCGGACTACATCTACGGAGTGATGGAGGACAGGGCGGGCAACATCTGGATTGGGACGGAAGGGGGTGGTGTAGGTCGCCTCACAGACGGTCGGGTGACGACGCTCACCGCGACAGACGGCCTGCAGAGTAGCGTCGTCTACGCAGTCGGCCAGACCAAAGACGGAGGGGTATGGCTTGGTACGGAGGGTGGAGGACTCGTTCGGTACCAGAACGGGAAGCTGGACAGGTACACGACGGCGGACGGTCTGCCCACGAACACCATCTACTCGCTTTTTGGGGATTCCGATGGCAAGCTGTGGATTGCCACAAGTTCGGGCGGATTGACGTCGTTCCACAACGGTGTTTTCAGGACACTTACTTCGGCGAATGGGCTCTCCAGTGATTTTGTTACGGCGATTCTGGAGTCCGCCAAGGGGGGACTCTGGGTTGGCACCTATGACGGGGGGCTGAACTACATCAACGAAGGACGCGTGATCAGCCGCTACTCAACGTCGAATGGACTGAACAGCGACTACATCCTTTCTCTGCATGAAGACGCGGATGGCGTGCTGTGGGTTGGTACCCGCGAAGGCGGGATACACCGCATCAAGGATGGTCGGGTTGTGGCGGTGACGACGAAGAACGGGCTCTACAATGACATCGTCAATACCATCCTGGAAGACGATTCCGGCTACCTCTGGATGAGTTGCAACAAGGGCCTCTTCAAGGTCCGAAGAGATGAACTGAACGCTTTTGCGGATGGTAGAGCCGATAGGATAACCTCGGAGTTCTATGATCGAAGCGACGGACTTCGGAGCGACGAATTCAACGGAGGGTTTCAGCCGGCGGGTTGGAAAGGACGGGACGGAAGACTCTGGTTCCCGTCCGACGTAGGCCTGGTGAGTGTAACCCCGGGCAAGATTCCGACAAACGACCTGCCGCCGGTCGTTCACGTGGAATCAGTCAGTGCGGACGGACGAGTGACCCGAGTCGCCGCCGGCGTGCGCGTTGTCCTGAGACCGGGTACTCACAAGTTTGAGTTTCGCTACGTGGGTTTGAGTTTTATATCCTCCCGGCAGATTCGTTACCAGTATCAACTCGAAGGCGTCGACGAAGCCTGGGTGGACGCAGGACCTCGTCGCGTCGCATACTACACCAATCTCGCGCCCGGCGATTACGCGTTTCGCGTACGTGCCAGCAACAGCGATGGCCTGTGGAACGAAGAAGGTGCCTCGGTTTCCGTTTATCTGAAACCGTTCTTCTACCAGACTCTCTGGTTCCAACTCCTGTGTCTGATTGCTGCCATTTCCGGTGGATTCCTGATCTACTGGATCCGCGTGCGCCATTTGACACAGCTTCAGATAGAACTCGAAACACTCGTCAGCGAACGCACGCGTGACCTGCGTGAGGAAAAGGAGCGGACGGAAGGAGCGCTCCAGCAGACGGAGGCGGCTCGACGGGAAGCTGAGGCGCAGAAGGAAGTGGCGGAAAGGGCGAAGGGTGTTATCGAAGCGCAGGCAGAGAAACTGCGCGAAATGGATCGCATCAAGTCGCGATTCTTCGGCAACATATCTCATGAGTTCCGGACCCCCCTCACTCTCACGATCGGTCCACTTGAGAACGCACTTACGCAGATGTATGGCCCGGTCAGCCCAGCGCTCTCGCGCCAGCTGGAGATCATGCTGCGCAACTCCCGAAGACTGCTTCGCCTTATCAACCAGCTCCTGGATCTGTCCAAGCTGGAGGCCGGTGGGCTCACGCTGAAGGTAGTCGAAGGGAACATGGTTCAGATGTTGGAAGGAGTAGTGATGTCGTTCACGGCTTTTGCCGAAAAGGAAGGTGTCGAGCTTTCTCTGGATACATCCGCAGCCGAGATCATGCTCTACTTTGATCCGGAGAACCTCGAAAAGGTCTTCTTCAACCTTTTGTCCAATGCCGTAAAATTCACGCCGGATCGCGGTCATGTGTCGGTCTCAATTGCTGAGACGACCCTTTCGATGCAGGGACTGCCGGTTGAAGCTGTTGAAATAAGAGTGGCGGATACAGGACAGGGTATACCGAAGCAGGAACTTGAATACATCTTCGACAGATTCCACCAGGTTGACGGGACGGTTTCTCGTGTTCAGGAAGGAACAGGTATCGGTCTTTCGCTCGTGAAGGAGCTCGTGGAATTGCATGGTGGAATGATTCAGGTGGAGAGCGAGATAGGCGAGGGGACCGAGTTCATAGTCATCCTGCCGAAGGGCACGAAACACCTCAAGAAGTTCGAACTCATCGACGACGTCGACGAGTCAAATCTCTACGATATCACGCGCGGCCCCATGATGGAAATGGCCGTCTTTGAGGATCTGGATGTCGCAAGCCCTGCGTCGTCGGCAGGTACGAATACCGGTGGGACTCCGGACCATACCGTTCTGGTTGTCGACGACAGCGTCGACGTGCGCAACTATATCGTGGGATGCCTGGAGGGTGCATACCGGATCGTGACAGCAAAGGACGGAATCGACGGACTTGAGAAGGCGGAGCAGGAGAATCCTGACCTGATCGTGAGTGATGTCATGATGCCTCGGATGGACGGATACGAATTCTGTCGAAGACTCAAGTCAGACGATCGGTTCAACCACATTCCTGTAATTCTCCTGACGTCGAAGGCGTCTCTGGAAGCCAAGCTGGAGGGTCTTCAGGCTGGCTCCGACGAATACCTCTCCAAGCCGTTTAATGCTGAAGAGCTACGGGTTCGTATCGCGAATCTGATCAACATGCGAGAGCAGGCGCGCAATCTGAAGGGGCTGAACACTGAGCTCGAGAGCACGAACGACGCACTGCGCCGGGCGAGTGATCTGAAGAGTCAGCTTCTGAGCATCGCGTCGCACGACATGAAGAATCCTCTCACGGCGATCCGAGAGTTTTCTCGCATACTGAAAGAGGAAATCGAGTCGGAGTCACACCTCAGCGAACTCGTCGATCTCATTTTCTCGTCGTCTGACGAGATGCTGCGGCTTGTCACACAGCTGCTCGACTCCTCAGCACTTGAGAGTGGAAAGCTGGAGTTGAATACTCGTCCCGTCGACCTGAGTGCGCTCGCGCAACTCGTCGTTCACCGGAGCTTGAAGCAGGGTGAACTGAAGGGGCAAAAGATTCACTTCAGCAGTGCAGAGGAGGGCAAGAGCATTGTGATGGCGGACTTTGATCGGCTTCAGGAGGCGATGAACAACGTTGTCAACAATGCCGTCAAGTACACCGAAAAGAACAAGGATATCTGGGTTTCGGTATCGAATGTGGGCGACAAGGTGAGGTTCGAAGTTCGGGATGAGGGGCCGGGCATCGCCGAGGATGAACTACCGAAGATATTCGACAAGTTCCAGAAGCTTTCCAACCAGCCGACGGGAGGCGAAAATTCGACCGGACTTGGCCTGAGCATTGTGAAGCAAATCGTCGAGATGCATAACGGCCGGGTGTGGGTGGAGAGTGAAGTTGGCAAAGGAAGCAAGTTCTACATAGAACTGGATCATGAGCAGCGCACACCGGGGCCATCGGGCGACCGGCCCGCGCATCCACTCCGCCGCTCGGACGATCTACAGCAGACTCGGAACACGGCTTCGGAGACGGATCCCGCAACGGAAAGCTAA